Proteins co-encoded in one Opitutus terrae PB90-1 genomic window:
- a CDS encoding ATPase domain-containing protein, translating into MNGPPARSTTGIVGLDDILNGGFTENRMYLVEGDPGSGKTTLALQYLLEGRKLGEHGLYLTLSESKEELLAGAASHGWSLEGIEIVELNAGEKGLSADENLTMYNPSEVELSETTRAVLESVERTQPRRVVFDSLSEMRLLAQSSLRYRRQILALKQFFVGRRCTVLLLDDGTSEGPDLQLQSIAHGVVTLEQLAPSYGAERRRLRVVKFRGSPYRGGYHDFVIAAGGLQVFPRLIAAEHRSDFPSARLKSGVDRLDLLLGGGLDRGTSSVFMGPAGSGKSTVALRYAIAAADRGEHAVMFVFDESARTLKARGKALGMSFREGTTAGTVSVRQIDPTELAPGEFAHLVREAVAHDHATVVVIDSLNGYLNAMAEERDLTAQLHELLMYLSGQGVCTIMVVAQHGLLGQIAAPIDTTYLADSVVLFCYFEDTGRVRKAISVIKKRSGQHEETIRELRICASGIELSDPLADFQGVLTGVPVKTQPGSPA; encoded by the coding sequence ATGAACGGACCCCCTGCGCGTTCAACGACCGGCATTGTTGGCTTGGACGACATCTTGAACGGTGGATTCACGGAAAATCGGATGTATCTCGTCGAGGGCGATCCGGGTTCCGGCAAGACGACGCTCGCGCTGCAGTATCTGCTGGAAGGAAGAAAGCTGGGCGAGCACGGGCTTTATCTCACGCTCTCGGAGAGCAAAGAGGAGTTGCTGGCGGGCGCGGCATCGCATGGCTGGTCGCTCGAAGGCATCGAAATTGTGGAGCTGAACGCGGGCGAGAAGGGGCTCTCCGCCGACGAGAACCTGACGATGTATAATCCGTCCGAGGTGGAGCTCAGTGAAACGACGCGGGCCGTCCTCGAGAGCGTCGAGCGGACCCAACCCCGGCGCGTCGTTTTCGATTCGCTCTCCGAAATGCGGCTACTGGCGCAGAGCTCGCTTCGTTACCGGAGGCAGATCCTGGCGCTGAAGCAGTTTTTTGTGGGACGCCGATGCACCGTGTTGCTCCTCGACGACGGCACGAGCGAAGGCCCCGATCTGCAGCTGCAAAGCATCGCGCACGGTGTGGTCACGCTGGAGCAGCTGGCGCCGAGCTATGGCGCCGAGCGCCGCCGGCTGCGCGTGGTGAAATTCCGCGGCAGCCCCTATCGCGGCGGCTACCATGATTTCGTGATCGCGGCAGGTGGGCTGCAGGTTTTCCCGCGGCTGATTGCGGCGGAGCATCGCTCGGATTTCCCCTCGGCCCGGTTGAAAAGTGGCGTGGACCGCCTGGACCTGCTGCTCGGCGGCGGGCTCGATCGCGGCACCAGCAGCGTGTTCATGGGCCCGGCCGGCTCGGGCAAATCGACGGTCGCCTTGCGGTATGCGATCGCGGCCGCGGATCGCGGCGAACACGCCGTGATGTTCGTCTTTGATGAGAGCGCGCGGACCCTCAAGGCGCGCGGCAAGGCGCTGGGGATGAGCTTCCGTGAAGGTACGACTGCCGGGACGGTGTCCGTCCGCCAGATCGACCCGACCGAGCTCGCGCCCGGCGAGTTTGCTCATTTGGTGCGGGAGGCGGTGGCCCACGATCACGCGACGGTCGTCGTGATTGACAGCTTGAACGGCTACCTGAACGCGATGGCGGAGGAGCGTGATTTGACCGCGCAGCTGCACGAGCTGCTGATGTATCTTAGTGGGCAGGGCGTCTGCACGATCATGGTGGTGGCTCAACACGGATTGCTGGGTCAAATCGCGGCACCGATCGACACGACCTATCTGGCCGATTCCGTGGTCCTCTTCTGCTATTTCGAGGACACGGGGAGGGTGCGAAAGGCCATTTCGGTGATCAAGAAGCGCAGCGGGCAACACGAGGAAACGATCCGTGAGCTGCGGATCTGCGCGAGCGGCATCGAGCTCAGCGATCCGCTGGCGGATTTCCAAGGCGTGTTGACCGGCGTGCCGGTGAAAACGCAGCCGGGTTCACCTGCGTAG